The nucleotide sequence GAATCTCCTTTTTTGATATCTAGATGAAATTCGGCTATAGTTTAAAGGCGCTTTTAGGAAAAAGCTTTGTAGTGCTTTAGCATCTTCATCGTAAAAACTAGCTTGTCCTGTAAGAGAATCCGTTTCGTAACTAAAAGCATAAAATGGCCTGCCCGAATGTTTAAAAACTGCTGCATCTACACTTTCTACTCCTGCAAAGATCGTATCGTCGATATATTTTTCATTATATATCATTTTAAACTGATCTCCTTTTTGAAGTTTAAAGAAATCAATACTCCACTGATAAATATCAGATAATTGATATACCAAAAGATTGCTTAACCCCTGAGCTTGCATTGCTTCAGATAAGGATGAAGTTACCACTCCAGAAACTTCTCTTCTTTTTATTGAAACAGGCTTCTTCGCTGTAAAAGCTGAAATACTATCGCCCATATTCACAACCGTATAATCAATTTTATTATTTTGATAAATAAAATGAAGCGGCGTATGTGCTGAATCTTTTGCTTTTAAAATAACATATTTCTTTCCTGCAGTAATTCTCGCAGGATTAAAAGTATCTTTTACAGTCTGCGATATTTCGAAAACCTTTCCACGATCTACACCATGACGATCTAAAATGTATCCAAAATTATCTCCTCGCTCTATGGTATCTACAACCACATCGAAATCATCCAAAACAAAACCATATTCTTTTACAACAGGTTTAGGCTCTGATTTTTTAGTTTTTACTACTGCCTGATCTTTCGTATCTTCTCCACATCCTGCAAAAATTAATAATAGCAGGAATAAAAAACTAAATTTCTTCAATTCTTATTTTTAATTTTCAGTATTAAACATATTATTCACCCAATCTTTGCCCCATTCATTATGCTCATCTTCACTCCACAATTCAGGAAAAAATGATATTTTTTGAAATCCCGGTGGTAAAAATTCTTTCCAATTTGTTCCTCCGGTTGCTTTCACCGTTTTTTTCCCTTTATCTAAATATCTATGAGCAGCACCAATATGCATAAGCAACCAATTAACGTTTACACTGGTATCAAAAGTACGTAAAGCATTAATTAAATTTTGATTGTTTTTATCAGTTGGCGCTAAGTTCTGATAGCAATCGTAAAGTGTATTACCTTTAACTTCATTCGCAATTCTTAAAAATCGGGGCGTATATCTTTTTTCGAACTGCTTTAAGGTTAACGTTTTCTCGCCGGTTTTTAGGTCGATACCTCCTTTTTTCCAGTATATATTTTCAAATAATTCTTCTACGGAATTATCTAAATTGAACTTTTTTCTAATTTTATATTCTACCAGATTTTGAACCGGAGTCGCATAAAATTCGATCATCCTGAATTGCGCCGACTGAAAACCGCTTGCCGGCAGCAAAGCCATCCTAAATTTTAGAAACTGCTCTCGCTCCATTCCTTTAATCATTACATCAAAAGAATTGATAAGCACTCTAAAATAACGATTCATCCTATTTAGCTTTTCCACAAAATACGTAGCAGTTAAATTAGGGTTATCGATTACCTGCTTTTGCTCGTGGATAATCAGCTTAAAGTATAACTCGGTTATTTGATGGTAGGTAATAAAAATTTCTTCGTCGGGAAAATGAGTTGCCGGTTTTTGCAAGCTCAAAAGTGTATCCAGATTTATATAATCCCAGTATGTTAAATAACGATCGTAAAGTAGACCGTCTAAATAAGAACCCATATCCTGACCAGAATTTTTGAATTTTTCTTCAAGTAATTCTATTCTTTCGGCTATTTCGGGTTTAATTTCCATGCTAATCTACAATAATCCTGAAGGGATATTTTAGACCTTTGTAAGCTTCAAGATCTGCATCTAAAGATCCTACCGCCAGATTGGCTTCGATTTTTAAAGGCACTTTGTTTTTATCGTCGCTTACCCAAAAAGTAAGACTTTCTTTCTCTTTAAAAACTCTACCTGCCATTACATAAGGCCTAAACTTAAGCGCGTTTATTTTTCCAAATTTTGTTTTTATACTTTCCCGACCTAAAAATTTCACCTTAAAATCCATATTTTCATCATCAATGAAAAGATTTAGATGAAGTTCGTAACCGGGCTGCAGCGCCTCCTCATTTATGTTGCTGCGAATATAGTAAAATGCCGACAACATATCATGGATATTTTCCTTTGTAGAATAGGTCTTTTTCTTATTGTGCTTTTTATCATATACATAGGCTGTATTGGCCTTTTGGTCAAAATTGATCTCCAGATCTTTAGTGTGCCCACCTTCGTCGATTTTACGAATAAATTTTAATGGTTTACCCGTTTTACGGTCTATATAAGTTTCGTAATTATCGTCTACTTTAAAAAACCAATGCATCATTCCGGTAGATTTTCCTGTACCAACAATATGGTAAACCGGTGTACTACTTAAATAATCTTCGCTAACCTGAAGCTCTGCATAGCTGGCATTAAAAGGACCGTAATGAATTCTGAATTTAAACCATTCTCCGGCATCGTAAGCAGTTTGTGCTTCATGCGAAGAAAGTGCTACAAAAAAGAGGAATATCGTAATTGTAAGTTTTTTAATCATCGGTTTAGATTTGAAATAGTTTCATTTTAAATGACTAACTGTTACGAAAAATACAATTACTATTCCAAAAGTATCAAAACAAAAAACCCCATCAAATTAATGACGAGGTTTTTTATCTTATTAACCAACTAAAACTTAAATTATGAAAAAACAAATTTGGTAACCACTCCAAAAATGCGAGCGCAAAATTCTGGATTTTCTTCCGTTAAAAAAAGTCGAAAATAAACTTTAACTAAATCATTGATTTTTAAATAAAGAAGACGCTTTTTAATTTCCTAAAAATCAATATTTTTCGATTAATTTAGTGTTCCCCTTAAATCTTGCTCTCTTTCTATTGCTTCAAAAAGAGCCTTAAAGTTTCCTTTACCAAAAGATTGTGCTCCTTTTCTCTGGATTATTTCAAAAAACATCGTTGGTCGATCTAGTACTGGTTTTGTAAAAATTTGCAGTAAATAACCTTCGTCATCTCTATCAATAAGCACACCTAGTTCCTTTAATGGCGCTAGCTCTTCATCTATTTCACCAACACGATCCAACACATCATCGTAGTAAGTTTCTGGAACATATAAAAATTCTACGCCACGATCTCGTAATGCAGTTACCGTTTCGATAATATTATCGGTAGCTAAAGCAATATGCTGCACTCCAGCACCATTATAAAAGTCGATATATTCTTCGATTTGCGACTTCTTTTTTCCTTCCGCAGGCTCGTTAATGGGGAATTTGATGCGACCATTTCCGTTACTCATAACTTTACTCATTAAAGCCGTATAATCGGTAGAGATATCTTTATCATCAAAACTAACCATCTGGGCAAAACCCATCACATTCGCATAAAACTCACACCATTTGTTCATCTCGTTCCATCCTACATTACCAACCATGTGATCGATATATTTCAAACCAACTTCAGAAGATTTGGCTTTAGTAGTATAAGTTCTATACCCTGGCATAAATACGCCCTGATAAGCTCCGCGCTCTACAAACAGGTGAACAGTTTCACCGTAAGTATGAATACCTGATATTACCACTTTACCGTGCTCGTCTTCTAACTCGTAAGGTTCCACGTAACTTTTTGCACCTCTAGATGTCGTTTCCTTATAACTTTTTGTCGCGTCGTCTACCCAAAGTGCTACAACCTTAACGCCATCACCATGTTTATCGATATGCGCATTAATCTCTCCGGAAGGTTGTAATGGCGATGTAAGTACAATTCTTATTTTCCCTTGCTGCATTACATAAGAAACGCTGTCTTTTCTTCCGGTTTCTAAACCAGAATAAGCTACCGGCTGAAATCCCCAAGCGTGTTGATAGTAATAGGCCGATTGCTTAGCGTTGCCAACATATAATTCAACAAAATCTGTCCCTAAAATTGGAAGAAAATCTTCTGCTTCAGGAATTACTTTTTCTAATTGTAAAGAGGAATTATCTTTAGACATATTTATATTTTCTTTATTTTTTTCTGAATAAATTTTAATCAAGCGTGAACTTGTTTACTCTGAATTCGATTACGCCGAATCCAAAGTCTACTTATCTTCTTTTTCTAACCAAGATCTATAATATGTTTCATCAGCGATTGCCATGGCGTCTTCGGTTAGTTTTAAAGGCTTAAAAGTATCTACCATCACAGCTAATTCTTCTGTTTCGGTTTTTCCGATGCTTCTTTCTACAGCTCCCGGATGCGGTCCATGCGGAATACCGGCAGGATGCAAGGAAATATGCCCTGCTTCAATATCATTTCTACTCATAAAATCGCCATCTACATAATAAAGTACCTCATCACTATCAATATTACTGTGGCTGTAAGGCGCAGGAATACTTTCTGGATGATAATCGTATTTTCGAGGGCAAAAACTACAAACCACAAATGCATCAGTTTCAAAAGTTTGGTGAACTGGTGGTGGCTGGTGAATTCTTCCTGTGATTGGTTCAAAATCATGAATCGAAAACGCATAAGGATAGTTATAACCATCGTAACCTATCACATCAAACGGATGTGAAGCATAAACGGTGTCGAAAATTTCTCCCTGCTTTTTAATTTTGATTAAAAAATCACCTTTTTCATTATTTGTTTCTAGCTCATAAGGTTGTCTTATATCTCTTTCGCAAAAAGGCGAATGTTCCAAAAGTTGTCCAAACCAGTTTCTGTATCTTTTTGGCGTATAGATTGGTCGCCTGGATTCTACGATAAATAATCTATTATTTTCATCTTCAAAATCCAATTTATAGATTGTTCCTCGTGGAATAAGTATATAGTCTCCGTACTTAAAATTAAGATTCCCTAAATGGGACCTTAATTTTCCGCTTCCTTTATGAATAAATATTAGCTCGTCGCTATCCGCATTTTTATAAAAATAATTATCAGTAGATTTTTGTGGTGCTGCCAGTATAATATCCACATCGGTATTAGTCAAAATAACCTTGCGACTTTTTAGATAATCAGCTTCTGGTTTCACCCGAAACCCTTTTAATCGGTAAGATTTTAAGTTATTCTCTTTGGCGATTTTAGGTTTCACGGAATATCCTGCTCCAACCTCTTTAACCTGAGTAGGTCGCTGTTCGTGGTAAGCAATAGAAGACATTCCATCGAAACCAATAGTTCCAAAAACCTGCTCGTAATAAAGATTACCATCTGGTTTTTTAAAAATCGTATGGCGTTTATGCGGAATCTTCCCCAATTTATGATAGAAAGGCATAGTCAAAGATTTAATTAAACGTTAGTTATCACTGTTGAAATTATAAAATTATCAACAAAATTGCCTAAAATTAGCTTATTGATAAATTTATATAAAAAAGAGCTATTATTTCTTAAATGAAACGTAAATATGAAAATCAATACCTTAATTAGCTTGTAAGATTTTATTCTAAATTCCGAATAACTTAAAAAGATTTTGAACATGGAGCGTGATATAAAGATTGGAATATTAGATCAATCAGTCGTTAGAACCAATGCGACACCAAGAGCAGCGGTTCAGGAAACTATTGATACTGCTATTTTTGCTGAAGATTTAGGTTTTCATCGTTTTTGGATTTCAGAACATCATAATTCCAAATTTATCGCTGGCTCTACTCCAGAGGTTCTTTTGGCAAGATTAGGTGCTGAAACTTCGAATATTAGATTGGGGAGCGGAGGAATAATGCTTCCTAACCATAGTGCTTTTAAAGTAGCCGAAAATTTTAGAATGTTGGAGGCTTTATATCCAGGAAGAATTGATCTGGGAATGGGACGTGCGCCAGGCGGAGACCAAACAAGTGCCAATCTTTTAAATCCTTCGAACACTTTTCAGGAAGAAGATTATATAAATCAGATTCAGCATATCAATCAATTTTTTAAAGACGATGCCAGGGTAAATTCAGGAGCAATTTATGCCGTTCCGCAGGTTGAAACAACACCACAGCAATGGATTTTAAGTAGTAGCGGTGGCAGCGCAAAAATTGCTGCAGATCTCGGACTAAATCTGGCCGTGGCAAAATTTATAAATGGGAGTATTTCTCCCAGCGTTGTGGAAACCTATCGTAAAAATTTTATTGCTACGGAAGATAAACCAGAGCCTAAGGCTTTAGTTTCTTCTTTTGTAATGTGCGGCGAAACCGAAGAAGAAGCAAACCAAATGCGAAAGTATATTGATTATATTTTGTTGCAATTTGACAAAGGTAATTATCAGGAACTTCCGGCATTTGAAGATATTAGAAATCATAATTTCACGTCGTTCGAAAAACAACGTTTGCATTATAATGCCGGCAGACTAATTTCTGGAACTCCCGATCGTGTAAGAGAGAAAATTAGTGCGCTTGCTAAAGATTTTGATGTAGATGAAGTGATTATTTCTACCATTAGTTTCGATAGAGACTTACGTTTTAGAAGTTTTGAGCTTGTTGCAGAAGCTTTTAATATGATTAATGTTGAAGTGTAATTACTTATAATGTTTAAACCTGGCTATTAAAATTAGAGTCAAAAAAGCCAAAGTATAAGCAAGCATATCCAACCAATCGAAAGAAGAACCCAAAATCATAGTTGTGGCTGTGGTTCTTTTTATGTTTAGAAGCTTTAAGATGTTTACATATTGCAGAAATTCGATAGTGTAAGCTAAAAATAATACGAATATGGCGAGTTTTATTCTGGAGATTTCTAAAAAGGATAGAAAGAAATAATAGATTAAAAATACTACAATATAATCGCCTAGCACATTTCTTATAAATCCACCATTTTCAAAGCCTGCGATTAGAACCTCTAAAGCAAACAGCATCGCTGCGATTAGCAAATATTTTCTCGAAATTCTAACTAAAACCAAAATCCTAAGCTAAAGAACCACTGCGACGAATTTACTTCAGGAGAGTAAGAATATTTTACTTCCATAGGACCCAAAAAGGTTTCTATACCGTAACCTAAAGCATAACCGGTATAATCTGGTAACGACAACCAGTTTCCGGTAGAAAATAAATCTTCCTCTACATTAGCAATATTAGTACTTAAAGTAATATGATTATTTTTAAAAAGTTCCACATCAACTTCAGCTAAACCTTTTATATAACTGTCGCCACCAATGCTTATAAAATCATAACCGTAAAACGGCACCATGTTATTAATAAAATTATTTCCGTAGCCGCCTAAAAGAAAATCCAATGTTTGCTGATTGCCCTTCCCTATTTTAAATCCTGCTTCAGAAAATAAACGAAAACTAACATTAGTGATTGGCGTAAACACATAACCAATTTTCCCCTTGGCAATCGAAAATTCGGTA is from Zunongwangia endophytica and encodes:
- a CDS encoding peptidoglycan DD-metalloendopeptidase family protein, translated to MKKFSFLFLLLLIFAGCGEDTKDQAVVKTKKSEPKPVVKEYGFVLDDFDVVVDTIERGDNFGYILDRHGVDRGKVFEISQTVKDTFNPARITAGKKYVILKAKDSAHTPLHFIYQNNKIDYTVVNMGDSISAFTAKKPVSIKRREVSGVVTSSLSEAMQAQGLSNLLVYQLSDIYQWSIDFFKLQKGDQFKMIYNEKYIDDTIFAGVESVDAAVFKHSGRPFYAFSYETDSLTGQASFYDEDAKALQSFFLKAPLNYSRISSRYQKRRFHPVQKRWKAHLGTDYAAPTGTPITTTADGTVIASSYTSGNGNYVKVRHNKKYTTQYLHMSKRNVRNGQAVKQGDVIGFVGSTGLATGPHVCYRFWVNGKQVDPYRQNLPTAKKIEGAKKDDYFAFIAPLKEELDNISYKKI
- a CDS encoding tryptophan 2,3-dioxygenase family protein, whose amino-acid sequence is MEIKPEIAERIELLEEKFKNSGQDMGSYLDGLLYDRYLTYWDYINLDTLLSLQKPATHFPDEEIFITYHQITELYFKLIIHEQKQVIDNPNLTATYFVEKLNRMNRYFRVLINSFDVMIKGMEREQFLKFRMALLPASGFQSAQFRMIEFYATPVQNLVEYKIRKKFNLDNSVEELFENIYWKKGGIDLKTGEKTLTLKQFEKRYTPRFLRIANEVKGNTLYDCYQNLAPTDKNNQNLINALRTFDTSVNVNWLLMHIGAAHRYLDKGKKTVKATGGTNWKEFLPPGFQKISFFPELWSEDEHNEWGKDWVNNMFNTEN
- a CDS encoding DUF3108 domain-containing protein, with amino-acid sequence MIKKLTITIFLFFVALSSHEAQTAYDAGEWFKFRIHYGPFNASYAELQVSEDYLSSTPVYHIVGTGKSTGMMHWFFKVDDNYETYIDRKTGKPLKFIRKIDEGGHTKDLEINFDQKANTAYVYDKKHNKKKTYSTKENIHDMLSAFYYIRSNINEEALQPGYELHLNLFIDDENMDFKVKFLGRESIKTKFGKINALKFRPYVMAGRVFKEKESLTFWVSDDKNKVPLKIEANLAVGSLDADLEAYKGLKYPFRIIVD
- the hppD gene encoding 4-hydroxyphenylpyruvate dioxygenase, with protein sequence MSKDNSSLQLEKVIPEAEDFLPILGTDFVELYVGNAKQSAYYYQHAWGFQPVAYSGLETGRKDSVSYVMQQGKIRIVLTSPLQPSGEINAHIDKHGDGVKVVALWVDDATKSYKETTSRGAKSYVEPYELEDEHGKVVISGIHTYGETVHLFVERGAYQGVFMPGYRTYTTKAKSSEVGLKYIDHMVGNVGWNEMNKWCEFYANVMGFAQMVSFDDKDISTDYTALMSKVMSNGNGRIKFPINEPAEGKKKSQIEEYIDFYNGAGVQHIALATDNIIETVTALRDRGVEFLYVPETYYDDVLDRVGEIDEELAPLKELGVLIDRDDEGYLLQIFTKPVLDRPTMFFEIIQRKGAQSFGKGNFKALFEAIEREQDLRGTLN
- a CDS encoding homogentisate 1,2-dioxygenase; this encodes MPFYHKLGKIPHKRHTIFKKPDGNLYYEQVFGTIGFDGMSSIAYHEQRPTQVKEVGAGYSVKPKIAKENNLKSYRLKGFRVKPEADYLKSRKVILTNTDVDIILAAPQKSTDNYFYKNADSDELIFIHKGSGKLRSHLGNLNFKYGDYILIPRGTIYKLDFEDENNRLFIVESRRPIYTPKRYRNWFGQLLEHSPFCERDIRQPYELETNNEKGDFLIKIKKQGEIFDTVYASHPFDVIGYDGYNYPYAFSIHDFEPITGRIHQPPPVHQTFETDAFVVCSFCPRKYDYHPESIPAPYSHSNIDSDEVLYYVDGDFMSRNDIEAGHISLHPAGIPHGPHPGAVERSIGKTETEELAVMVDTFKPLKLTEDAMAIADETYYRSWLEKEDK
- a CDS encoding LLM class flavin-dependent oxidoreductase, which gives rise to MERDIKIGILDQSVVRTNATPRAAVQETIDTAIFAEDLGFHRFWISEHHNSKFIAGSTPEVLLARLGAETSNIRLGSGGIMLPNHSAFKVAENFRMLEALYPGRIDLGMGRAPGGDQTSANLLNPSNTFQEEDYINQIQHINQFFKDDARVNSGAIYAVPQVETTPQQWILSSSGGSAKIAADLGLNLAVAKFINGSISPSVVETYRKNFIATEDKPEPKALVSSFVMCGETEEEANQMRKYIDYILLQFDKGNYQELPAFEDIRNHNFTSFEKQRLHYNAGRLISGTPDRVREKISALAKDFDVDEVIISTISFDRDLRFRSFELVAEAFNMINVEV
- a CDS encoding DUF2809 domain-containing protein, translating into MVLVRISRKYLLIAAMLFALEVLIAGFENGGFIRNVLGDYIVVFLIYYFFLSFLEISRIKLAIFVLFLAYTIEFLQYVNILKLLNIKRTTATTMILGSSFDWLDMLAYTLAFLTLILIARFKHYK